In Drosophila miranda strain MSH22 chromosome XR, D.miranda_PacBio2.1, whole genome shotgun sequence, the genomic window tattctaTTCATCTCGTATTTCCATCTTCTCTTTTGTGTGGAGCTTTCAatgcacacagacacacacacacacacacacacacacacacacacacagctatTCGTTCTAGCTCTGATTGGGCTGCTGTTGCACGGTGCATTTTCCACCGATGGTATTTTCCTCATTGTGTCGATGGATTGGACTCTGTTTCACGTGAGGCGTCGTCGGTTGAAAACGATGAGTGCAACAGGCAGGCGCTTCTTCAGCATGAGCGGCTCCCAGAGAGGGGGCGTTGAGAGATAATGTAGTTATGGCAACGGGGCAATTAGAGGTACTAAGCTCCTATTCTCAAGCCTTAGAGTAGGAGTGCACTTACGGACTGTCAGCTGGAAGTGATTCATGTTACCAATTATAACCTGGAAGCCAGCAATTAAATTGAGGTCTTTAAATCCTGACTGCAGCCCGACTGCACGGAGACCACGAGTACAAGCAGCAAACCAAAGACTACACATGACCGAAAACACCACTAACCAACCGGATCAATTCACTGAAATAACACAGTTGGAAATGAGACAAGTCCTCAGGATAGCTACACATTCACTCGTGTCCAGTGTTTGCCTCATCTTTTGATCCATGACCTTTTTTCATCCACCCACGCGTTGACCAATCTCCAAACCAATTTGCAATACTGTCACCTTAGTCAAACTATTTTTCATGGTAAAATAGGCCTTTTGATTCCGAGCTGCAGGGACATTAGTGGCCCCGGTAGTGCGCCCCCGGAACTGGGGGAAATCACGACAGCACCTGTCGTGACGAATCAGTTTTCATTTCACCGAACATGCTTCTGATACTAGTTTGAGTCCAGATTATACGCGGTACTCAAAGAGCATAGGTATATACTAGGATACTAGGACTCTCATGACAGCCAGAGATTGAGCGCTTAAAAGCCAGCCGCTCTCTCGTTCTGCAATGACATATCCATCCTTTTCGGAATGTGTGGACTGTTCCGCGCTATCGGACTGGGGATCTTCAACGTTATATTTATCAAATTCGGATATATCCTCCTGGTCCCATCCATCAATATGTTTGTCCTCTTCTTGGAGCTCAGCTTTAGCTTTTTGTAAGCTTCTTCTTTGATGTCTGCTAAACTTAGGTAAATACACTGGCTCTCGGCCCAAATTTTCAGTCGGAACACTTCCCATCCTAAGACGATGATCCAACAAGCATTCCGCCAGGAAATGTTTTGCGCACACCCTAGAGCTCCTTCGCGCTACCTTTATTCCCAGATTAGCGTACCAATATTTGCTATTTCCTAGCGGGACTTGGTATGACCGCTTATGCCCTGAGCAGCCTATTACTAAACATGGCCACATTTCTTTGCGTGCTGGTGAAGCTTCGACGGATCGCAGCGCAGGATCCGATCAGTTCGGTGGCCGTGGCTGTAGGTACTTCTGCCGAATGATGGCACCCTGACTTACGGACCGACAGACTGGCTGTGCAATAACATACATGTTCCAGATGTGTGTGTTCCAGATTAATGCACCTGTACAGTTTTCTCCTTCTGATTATTCTGCTTGTATTGGTTTTTATGACGGCGCTGTCGAAGGGGATTTATTCCGTAGATCGTAAATCGTAACAATCAGATCAAGTTGATTCAAGACCTGCTCGTGGTATCTTCTGCCCACAATATGAAAAAAATCTTATTTCGTATATCCTTAAATACATAATATACATCAATGACTTAACATTAGAATAATTGTCAGGGTATTCAGCGTGCGTCGTTTCAATAAGCAAAGATTTTTGAAGTGCGCATACATACATTTCCTGAGATCTACCTCAAAATTGTTATGAAATTGGGGTGGGGATCAAAATTTCGTTTTCGAATTTGGGCACTTATTTTATATTTGAATTAATACTTTTTACTAATCAATAAAATTAATTCAGAGAATACAATTGTTTGATTATCCAAGCAGTCAATCGTAAAAGGATTTTTAAAGAAGAAGAAATTTTAAACCATGCTTTCTGCTTGGAAATTCGGCATGACGAATTCGGTACACAATAAAAAACGTACTTGCAGGATGAATGTTCTCCCGACTTCGCGACTTCCTAGCTGCACATGAATGACCATTGAAATGTATTGCCGTTACTCATCTTACTATTCCAATGGGTTCCGACTACTGCGCGACTCCATAGCATGTCTAAAACGTTATATTGTTAAGTTTAGCGGATCGGTGCAAGGGAAAGAGCGATGAAGGTATCATAGGGATGCTACGACGACTTTAGGCTGTGAACGTCCAGCTCTGTCTTCCGACACCATACTACACGGCGCATTTGGTTTAAATGCTggaggtacatacatatgtatgtgcattaGCGCTAAATAATTTTCTGGTTTTTCTGCTGCTGAAATTTCTGGCGAGCCTAATATTTGCTTTATTTATtaagaatttgaataagaaaCTGAGTCCTTGCAAAAATTGTAAAATTTTCTCTATCGGCGTCATCTGGAACTACAGGTCTTGTAGTTCAAATTAACTCCCATAGAGTGCAGCTGAGTAGTTCGCAGTAATGCCGGCTCAGATCTTCACCCTGACTATAACTCTGGCGGCGCCATCTGGAACTACACACAAATGCATTTTCCTGACATCCCCAAAAGAGTGCTGCTGACAAAAGTAAGAATGAGATAACAATACTAGGGAagtttttaaaaataaatatataagtaaatctaaatatatgtatgtacatatttacataATTTAAGATTTAATCAAACAAAGATTCAGAATCGAAAAAAATCTTTGGGGCCAATCATCGAATGAATGCATCCACAGTTAATGTTTGCATTTACATATCATTTTTGGACTCGGATTAATTTCAGAAAATTGCTCAGCGAAATGAAAAATGATTCGCCATGACACATGTGGTACCTATCTACTCCCACAGTTGCCAACGGTGCATCGGGCACGCATGACCGCATCGACCAATGTCCTTGCAAATCAGACTCAAAATTCTGCATGTTTGACCATAAAAAATGGTTGCACTAATGCGACattaattgaaattgaaattagCTCGGAGATGGGGGCGCTGGGGGACGACAATGAGCGGTTAAGGCATAGATCCGCTCTTACGGAACAGAAATGCAATCAAAGTGTTTTTTATATCCTTGTAGCTGTATGACATTAGAGTTTGTTTAATTTGCTGCATTATAGACAAAACGCAAACGTAGTGTTCGTCGCCGCCTCCAGACACGCCCTCTAGCTATCAGTCGAATAACTGAGGCATAATTTGTGACAAAATTATGTATTCCAACACACACTGAAAGCAAAATTGGATCTAAAAAGTGCAAAACTCGACCATCTCTGCCGCAGCGCTGCTCTCAGCTCTCGCTCTCACGGCATTCTCTGTTTTCGCAGCTAGTCAAttagaacgagggggaacgttgtgagttgctgcggacaccgcaactctacagttatacccgatactaaatcagtatggctctcctccggcagacgctgctaatattaaacgacacgacaaagagtgcgtgcgagagagacagaaaatcagtctgagcgtgacgtcgggcgctgcgtagccagtgcaaattgatttgttccttttggctataatctggtctgatctggtccagattcagcaatctgatagatatggtcattatctatgattctgcgtttttagttttctcgaatgtgcaatattgtggatgcaacagattttcgttctttgtgggggcgaaattctgagatatacgttttatagtgagatctaacagaagtgcggataccaaatttggttactctagccttaatagtctctgagatttgtggatgccccagattttcgtcctttgcgggggcggaagggggtgtggcgaaatttggacacgaaacggtcaaggtccgatatcacaggagtgtggataccaaatttggttgctctggatcttataggttctgagatccttgaactcatattttgcaattggcaaaaccgaccatgaaacctgtgtgttagagagagacagagcgagaaagaatgaaataataataataattatacgatctaattgagattttacactctagaacatatagtcgtatctttaaaaatgtggatgccacagattttcgtcctttgtgggggcggaagtgggcgaggcgaagttttgaaataattttgtagcagtgacatatcacagaagtctggatccaaaacatcgttgctctagctcttatagtctttgagcactaggcgctgaaggggacggacagacggacagacggacggacggacggacggacagacagggctcaatcgactcggctattgatgctgatcaagaatatatatactttaaggggtcggaaacgattccttctggacgttacacacatccacttttaccacaaatctaatataccccaatactcattttgagtatcgggtataaaaaccaaaaaccctGAAGCGGGTTGTCGGGTTGTCGGGAAGCCCGTGCAACAACATCAACAAAAAGGCAGGTGGAGTTGTACCTTTTGGTACAAATTCGGTAAATATGCGATACGTGTGCGGTTCCAACAACAGCGAAAACACCCTAGATCCCTACATAAGTTATGTTTCCATCGCATAGTAGGATCCAGGACTCGGTCAAATTTAGtaaaattgaaaaaataaaataaaaaatttgttttttttgaaATTTTGACATTTCATTCAAAGGCATACTTGATTGTTCCCATTTCATATGGGTAAGAATGAAGGTTTGACATTTAGTTACAAAATAATTCTACACGTCAATTTTGGATATTGGAGgatattttgttttgttttagaTCTTTTTAGCGCAGGTCCGTGTATCGATTGTTTACCATCAATTCTTCCTCTCTTCACGAATCTTTAGCTGCTGGTGCGGATGGAGAACAGGCTCGTCACCCCCCAAATGGAGGTCCTGCCGCCTCTGGCTTGCAGAAGGAGgaagagaagcagcagcagccacacagCGATGCTATGGAAAAACAGAACCGACAACAGCACGCAGGACAACAGCGAGGACAGGGCGATAATCAACAACGCCAAGGAGGCTCCCAGCTCTATAGTTCTCGCCAGCCGCAAGGCGAACTCCCCCAATGGCCAGGAGCCCAGGGACGAGGTCTGCCTCCGCCGCGTGGAACTTTGGGAAAACCTGGTCAAGTATCTGTCAATTATCTCGACGTTAACTTGGACAAAATGCCTGCGGTGGCCTATCACTACGATGTGAAGATCACGCCAGAGCATCCTAAGAAGCTCTATCGTCAGGCTTTTGAGCAGTACAGAGTTGAACACTTGGGCGGTGCGATTGCCACATTTGATGGACGTGCATCGTGCTACTCAGTTGTGAAGCTAAGATGCAGCTCCCAGGGCCAAGAAGTGAAAGTAAGTGTTAAGTGTTAAGTGTAAGTGTTGTGTTGTCGCCGAGCTTGATGCACCTTTGAAGTGAAACTTGCTTTCCTGCCGTCCAGGTAACAGATCGCCATGGCCGTACCCTGAATTACACTCTGGAACTCAAGGAGACGGAGGACTTGGAGGTCGATCTGAACTCGCTGAGAAGGTGAGTGGACCGTTATACTGAACGAAATGTGTCGGCAGAGAATCGGCATAATGCAATTTTCCATTTTTGCAGCTTTGGTTTCCTTTTCGTATCGCGGCTGTCTCGATTTGATTCCCTGGGCAGACGCCAGGAACACCGGGTCGTCGTTGCCCAGGATGAAGGCCGCACGTCTCTTGTCTTGGAACTTGGGCCTATCTTTCGAGGCAGAGGCGCCGCCTGCCGGGGTTGTCAAGGGGTCTGCCAGCCGCGATATCGCTCTGCATGGACGAAAACACTGATTGGCCCGCGGACAGATTCCTCGGGACAAATGGCACCTCGTGGAAAACGAGCTCCAAGACCGCTTCCTCCAGGAGTTGGAGGAAAATGGAGGACCACCGcccaagtgtgaggacgccggGTGGCACGAAGGCagggtgaaagccatcgctcGGCGGCCCTCTACGTTCAAGGAGGTCTACCCAGGAGCCCatctggaggccgtgaagtgggaggaCATCCCCAGAAAGCCGTGTCAGACGTGAGCGATCTCAAGCACATCTCCACctagccaagggtggagccacACACACGCCCGGCGAGCATGTGATTTGTATGTACTCGAACAGCACTGCCTGGTTCAGTGGTGCCCAGCTGCGCGTTCACCTGGACATACAGGTGGGAGAGCATGccatcctcggaaacagggtctctggTCTGAGGACTCCTGACTATAAGCTGACACCGCAGGTAAAACTCGCACCTGCatccttgcaaaaagagatttccacttatttttgctcccaaatttctcAGTGCTCACTGAGAATCTGCTCCACAGACTGCGAGGCCAAGGCGACTGTGCTCCGCGTCATAGGATACAGGTGGGCACGAGCGAACcggcacccgccgtaactgtacacACCGTCGGAAGTGCGACTAGGGTGCGAcgccagtggggaagcactgacaccaaCGAAAGGGGTCAGATGGTCCTATTAAATAGGATTAGATTGTAGGGAAAATCGTCAGCGTGGCTTACTTAGCTAATATACACATTTTTCCTGTTGTACTATATCGAGTTCTTAAAGCCAGTAATTCAATCTTTCACCTCATGGGAACATCGTATCCTGGAGAGTCCTTCACTACCGAGACCAGCTCAATTCCGGAACcttaggcggacaaactgggcCGGTACTCAGACCACCTCTGTCGGCATTCTTTAGGTAGCCTTGTAATCGGCCCAGTtctgctcaacgttttcagccttagctttattgaagagtctccgggaggctttccggagttccctcagtttcggattccaccattcaggtttcttccggcctctgctcttgccagaggggcaggatttatcgagcgcctca contains:
- the LOC108165475 gene encoding protein argonaute-2-like, producing the protein MKRRSVYRLFTINSSSLHESLAAGADGEQARHPPNGGPAASGLQKEEEKQQQPHSDAMEKQNRQQHAGQQRGQGDNQQRQGGSQLYSSRQPQGELPQWPGAQGRGLPPPRGTLGKPGQVSVNYLDVNLDKMPAVAYHYDVKITPEHPKKLYRQAFEQYRVEHLGGAIATFDGRASCYSVVKLRCSSQGQEVKVTDRHGRTLNYTLELKETEDLEVDLNSLRSFGFLFVSRLSRFDSLGRRQEHRVVVAQDEGRTSLVLELGPIFRGRGAACRGCQGVCQPRYRSAWTKTLIGPRTDSSGQMAPRGKRAPRPLPPGVGGKWRTTAQV